A region of Micromonospora sp. WMMD882 DNA encodes the following proteins:
- a CDS encoding FAD-dependent oxidoreductase — MPTDSDVVIVGGGLAGLAAARRLHRAGVPWRILEAADRIGGRVATDPTDGYLLDRGFQVLNTAYPKLGALLDLGGLRLGYFTSGVLVRRGDRLVRLVHPVREPAGAPGTALADVGSFADRLRFALLATGCATLPPRRLIEAAETTSETALRRAGLSDAIIEEVLRPFLSGVLVDRELETSSRVLALVLRSFVRGRIGLPAEGMGALPRAIAAPLPADLIDLRTPATAVGPGRVRTAAGELRCRAVLVAVDPPAAAALLPTLPPVRMHSYTTYYHATDEPPLTEPILVLDGDRRELIANTTVVSRAAPGYAPPGRHLVATSVVGPTAPPEPVVRAELARLYGRATDDWTHLTTVAVPHALPAAPPPQGNLRKPVSLGDGRYLAGDHRDTPSIQGALASGWRAAGAVLHDLRQR; from the coding sequence ATGCCCACTGACTCCGACGTCGTCATCGTCGGCGGTGGCCTCGCCGGCCTCGCCGCCGCCCGCCGCCTGCACCGGGCCGGGGTGCCCTGGCGCATCCTGGAGGCCGCGGACCGGATCGGCGGCCGGGTCGCCACCGACCCCACCGACGGCTACCTGCTCGACCGGGGCTTCCAGGTGCTCAACACCGCGTACCCGAAGCTCGGCGCCCTGCTCGACCTCGGCGGCCTGCGGCTCGGCTACTTCACCTCGGGGGTGCTGGTCCGCCGGGGCGACCGGCTGGTCCGCCTGGTCCACCCGGTACGCGAACCGGCCGGCGCCCCCGGCACCGCGCTGGCCGACGTCGGCTCGTTCGCCGACCGGCTGCGGTTCGCCCTGCTCGCCACCGGCTGCGCCACCCTGCCGCCCCGCCGGCTGATCGAGGCGGCCGAGACCACCAGCGAGACCGCGCTGCGCCGGGCCGGGCTCTCCGACGCCATCATCGAGGAGGTGCTGCGGCCGTTCCTCTCCGGTGTGCTCGTCGACCGGGAGCTGGAGACCTCCAGCCGGGTGCTGGCGTTGGTGCTGCGCTCCTTCGTCCGGGGCCGGATCGGACTGCCCGCCGAGGGGATGGGCGCGCTGCCCCGGGCGATCGCCGCGCCGCTGCCGGCCGACCTGATCGACCTGCGCACCCCGGCCACCGCCGTCGGGCCCGGCCGGGTCCGCACCGCCGCCGGCGAGCTGCGCTGCCGGGCCGTGCTGGTCGCCGTCGACCCGCCGGCCGCCGCCGCGCTCCTGCCCACCCTGCCCCCGGTACGGATGCACAGCTACACGACGTACTACCACGCCACGGACGAGCCGCCGCTGACCGAGCCGATCCTGGTGCTCGACGGCGACCGCCGGGAGCTGATCGCCAACACGACGGTGGTCAGCCGGGCCGCCCCCGGCTACGCCCCGCCCGGCCGGCACCTGGTCGCCACCTCCGTGGTCGGCCCGACCGCCCCGCCCGAGCCGGTCGTCCGGGCCGAACTCGCCCGCCTCTACGGCCGGGCCACCGACGACTGGACGCACCTCACCACGGTCGCCGTTCCGCACGCCCTGCCCGCCGCCCCGCCCCCGCAGGGCAACCTGCGCAAGCCGGTCTCCCTCGGCGACGGCCGCTACCTGGCCGGCGACCACCGGGACACCCCCTCCATCCAGGGCGCCCTCGCCAGCGGCTGGCGCGCCGCCGGGGCCGTCCTCCACGACCTCCGCCAGCGGTGA
- the murF gene encoding UDP-N-acetylmuramoyl-tripeptide--D-alanyl-D-alanine ligase codes for MTLQEIAVVVGGAVHDVSGPVTVTAPVVFDSRRVEPGGMYVALPGERVDGHDYATPAIEAGAAAVLASRPVGVPAVVVEDVPAAYGRLARAVVDRLPQTTVIGVTGSVGKTSTKDILAQVLPAWGETVANRASNNNELGLPYTVTRATTDTRYLVLEMGARGIGHVAYLTRIAPPTVSVVTRVGHAHLGEFGSVENIAQAKGEIVEALPDAHDGGLAVLNADDALVAAMASRTSARVLTYGIDRPADVRAEELAMDELGRAGFRLVHDGQAAEVRLRLYGLHQASNALAAAAVAHGLGHSIGAVADAVSRAEAVSPGRMQVTTRADGVTVINDAYNAAPDAMRAALRALHTMTGDGRRAVAVLGEMAELGEHAPQVHREIGQQVAQIGAGWLVAIGGADAEQYANGAAGNGIAVDRAANVAEAWELLRDGLRSGDVVLVKAANSAGLLALADKLIEEPGAVTA; via the coding sequence ATGACCTTGCAGGAGATCGCGGTTGTTGTCGGTGGGGCTGTCCACGACGTTTCCGGCCCGGTGACGGTGACGGCCCCGGTGGTGTTCGACAGTCGGCGTGTGGAGCCCGGCGGGATGTATGTGGCACTGCCCGGTGAGCGTGTGGATGGGCACGACTACGCCACCCCGGCGATCGAGGCCGGTGCGGCGGCGGTGCTGGCGTCACGGCCGGTCGGGGTGCCGGCGGTGGTCGTCGAGGACGTGCCTGCCGCGTACGGTCGGCTCGCCCGCGCGGTGGTGGACCGGTTGCCGCAGACCACGGTGATCGGGGTGACCGGGTCGGTGGGCAAGACGTCGACCAAGGACATCCTTGCGCAGGTGCTGCCGGCGTGGGGTGAGACGGTGGCCAACCGGGCGTCGAACAACAACGAGCTCGGGCTGCCGTACACGGTCACCCGCGCCACCACCGACACCCGCTATCTCGTGTTGGAGATGGGAGCGCGGGGCATCGGCCACGTGGCCTACCTGACCCGGATCGCCCCGCCCACCGTCAGTGTCGTCACCCGGGTCGGCCACGCGCACCTCGGCGAGTTCGGGTCGGTGGAGAACATCGCCCAGGCCAAGGGCGAGATCGTGGAAGCCCTGCCCGACGCCCACGACGGCGGGTTGGCAGTGCTCAACGCCGACGACGCGTTGGTGGCGGCCATGGCCAGCCGCACCAGCGCCCGCGTGCTGACCTACGGCATCGACCGCCCGGCGGATGTGCGCGCCGAGGAGTTGGCTATGGACGAGCTGGGCCGCGCCGGCTTCCGTCTCGTGCATGACGGCCAGGCCGCCGAGGTGCGGTTGCGTCTCTACGGGCTGCACCAGGCGTCCAACGCCCTTGCCGCCGCCGCCGTCGCCCATGGCCTCGGCCATTCCATCGGAGCCGTGGCCGACGCGGTGTCCCGGGCCGAGGCGGTGTCACCGGGACGGATGCAGGTCACCACCCGCGCCGACGGAGTGACGGTCATCAACGATGCCTACAACGCCGCCCCTGACGCCATGCGTGCCGCGCTGCGTGCCCTGCACACGATGACCGGGGACGGCCGGCGGGCGGTCGCGGTGCTGGGCGAGATGGCCGAACTGGGTGAGCACGCCCCACAGGTGCACCGGGAGATCGGGCAGCAGGTGGCCCAGATCGGGGCCGGATGGCTGGTGGCGATCGGCGGAGCCGACGCCGAGCAGTACGCGAACGGAGCCGCCGGCAACGGCATCGCGGTGGACCGGGCAGCGAACGTTGCCGAGGCGTGGGAGTTGCTGCGCGACGGGCTACGGTCCGGGGATGTGGTGTTGGTGAAGGCGGCCAACAGCGCCGGACTCCTCGCGCTCGCGGACAAGCTGATCGAGGAACCCGGCGCTGTCACCGCCTGA
- the murC gene encoding UDP-N-acetylmuramate--L-alanine ligase: MTDTITGNPTIEAYNGPVDLSRPHFVGVGGSAMSGLARLLAELGRQVSGSDAQDSATLAALRTAGVLVRSGHDASHIEGASCVVYTTVARNTPEVRAARAAGVPVVHRAQVLDGLAAERRLVAVSGSHGKSTTAGMLAHVLRTLGQDPTYLIGADLTKPGSGAHLGRSKLLVAEADESDRSFHFLTPSIAVVTNVTDDHPENFASHADVLRAYVGFGCRIAPDGFLIVNADCVGATVAADVIADERPDLTVLRYGRDRTADVRLLDVHAEGWSASATVRMPDGTEARLTLPTPATHHLDNATAAMTCAVALGLDPAEAAGAACTFAGVRRRFEHLDIRSGVTLVDSYADHPNEITADLQAARTLTRGRVFVVFQPSGHARVLAFGERIGRILADNADHVLLLDVHGTVPDGQPVADTTALMAQLREGDYCLPLGPDHAARVIARMAGRGDVVLTMGTGDVTRYGAAILDSLGCRSEVALSA, encoded by the coding sequence ATGACCGACACGATCACCGGTAATCCGACCATCGAGGCGTACAACGGCCCGGTCGACCTGTCCCGCCCCCACTTCGTGGGCGTCGGGGGATCCGCGATGTCCGGCCTGGCCCGGCTGCTGGCGGAGTTGGGCCGCCAGGTCAGCGGGAGCGACGCGCAGGACTCTGCCACGTTGGCGGCGCTGCGGACGGCCGGCGTCCTGGTGCGCTCGGGGCACGACGCCTCGCACATCGAGGGCGCGAGTTGCGTCGTCTACACGACCGTCGCGCGGAACACGCCGGAGGTGCGGGCGGCCCGTGCCGCCGGCGTCCCGGTGGTGCACCGGGCGCAGGTGCTCGACGGGCTGGCCGCCGAGCGGCGGCTGGTGGCGGTGTCCGGCTCGCACGGCAAGTCCACCACGGCAGGAATGCTGGCCCACGTCCTGCGCACCCTCGGGCAGGACCCGACCTACCTGATCGGCGCCGACCTGACCAAGCCGGGCTCCGGCGCTCACCTCGGCCGGTCGAAGCTGCTGGTCGCGGAGGCGGACGAGTCGGACCGCTCGTTCCACTTCCTCACCCCCTCGATCGCGGTCGTCACCAACGTGACCGACGATCACCCGGAGAACTTCGCCAGCCACGCCGACGTGCTGCGCGCCTACGTCGGGTTCGGCTGCCGGATCGCGCCGGACGGGTTCCTGATCGTCAACGCCGACTGCGTGGGCGCGACGGTGGCCGCCGACGTCATCGCCGACGAGCGACCAGACCTGACGGTGCTGCGCTACGGCCGGGACCGCACGGCGGACGTGCGGCTGTTGGACGTGCACGCCGAGGGCTGGTCGGCGTCCGCCACGGTGCGGATGCCTGACGGCACCGAGGCGCGGTTGACGCTGCCGACCCCGGCGACGCACCACCTGGACAACGCCACGGCGGCCATGACGTGCGCGGTGGCCCTGGGCTTGGACCCCGCCGAGGCGGCCGGGGCGGCGTGCACCTTCGCCGGGGTGCGCCGCCGGTTCGAGCACCTCGACATCCGATCGGGGGTGACGTTGGTCGACTCCTACGCCGACCACCCCAACGAGATCACCGCTGACCTGCAAGCCGCGCGCACCCTGACCCGGGGGAGGGTGTTCGTGGTGTTCCAGCCCTCCGGACACGCCCGCGTCCTCGCCTTCGGCGAGCGCATCGGGCGGATCCTGGCGGACAACGCCGATCACGTCCTGCTCCTGGACGTGCACGGCACCGTGCCGGACGGACAGCCGGTCGCGGACACCACCGCCCTCATGGCGCAGCTGCGCGAGGGCGACTACTGCCTGCCCCTCGGACCCGACCACGCGGCCCGGGTGATCGCACGGATGGCCGGACGCGGCGACGTGGTGCTGACGATGGGCACCGGTGACGTGACCAGGTACGGCGCGGCGATCTTGGACAGCCTGGGCTGCCGGTCCGAGGTGGCCCTGTCGGCCTGA
- a CDS encoding helix-turn-helix transcriptional regulator, whose amino-acid sequence MPRWKWFQRKDEPVDVVERAAFAHRGEQLRPYPSDVIVGGPHDVAGSRPSAGLVTPEEVADARRLAGNGLAAARRAAGVTQMCLARMVSWSRSTVANVETARQSAPMAFWAACDAVLGGEGALLAEWERVEVLSRRLREQKAMELFRQRLARRSPGCACPDHPGMLAEPDASVSLDRSSAAFADAEGSGRG is encoded by the coding sequence ATGCCCCGATGGAAGTGGTTCCAGCGCAAGGACGAACCCGTCGATGTCGTAGAGCGCGCGGCGTTCGCCCACCGTGGCGAACAGCTACGGCCGTACCCGTCCGACGTCATTGTGGGCGGTCCCCACGACGTTGCTGGCTCACGTCCGTCGGCGGGCTTGGTGACGCCGGAGGAGGTGGCGGACGCCCGCAGGCTGGCAGGGAATGGGCTGGCTGCGGCGCGACGAGCCGCCGGTGTGACTCAGATGTGCCTGGCCCGGATGGTGTCTTGGTCACGGAGCACGGTGGCCAATGTGGAGACAGCACGTCAGTCAGCGCCCATGGCGTTCTGGGCGGCCTGCGACGCGGTCTTGGGCGGTGAAGGAGCCTTGCTGGCCGAGTGGGAGCGGGTCGAGGTGTTGTCGCGTCGCCTGCGGGAGCAGAAGGCGATGGAACTGTTCCGGCAGCGGTTGGCGCGGCGGTCGCCGGGCTGCGCGTGTCCTGATCATCCAGGGATGCTCGCTGAACCTGACGCGTCGGTGTCCCTCGATCGCTCATCCGCTGCATTCGCCGACGCGGAGGGAAGCGGCCGTGGATGA
- a CDS encoding helix-turn-helix transcriptional regulator: MTEAGSTVPRRELGRLLRQAREQAGIGLEAAASDLEWSRAKMYRIESGQAPVRALDVDQMCRLYGASPEMTEVLISLAKESKSKGWYHAYGEVIPRWFELYVGLESAASRIRTYEHALVPGLLQTPDYAAEVARTRPGVSDEEVAKLVGLRTERQRLLVRKRPAAPALEVIIEEALLHASVPGMAGQIDRLMEASTAPNVSVRLLPLSKTLSQVAIAGSFVILDFPTNGARSAEPTTVYNEGLSGALYIDRLEEVRAYAEVWNTLTRQALSVEESRKLMQVIKERNHD; the protein is encoded by the coding sequence ATGACTGAAGCGGGATCGACGGTGCCGCGGCGGGAGCTTGGCCGGCTGCTGAGGCAGGCCCGGGAGCAAGCCGGTATCGGCCTGGAAGCTGCGGCGTCTGACCTTGAGTGGTCACGCGCCAAGATGTACCGGATCGAGTCAGGGCAGGCCCCCGTACGCGCGCTCGATGTCGACCAGATGTGCCGCCTGTACGGGGCGTCGCCCGAGATGACCGAAGTCCTGATCAGCCTGGCCAAGGAGTCCAAGAGCAAGGGCTGGTACCACGCCTACGGGGAGGTCATCCCCCGATGGTTCGAGCTGTACGTAGGGCTTGAGTCCGCAGCCAGCCGGATACGAACCTACGAACACGCCCTGGTGCCCGGTCTGTTGCAGACACCGGACTACGCCGCTGAGGTGGCACGGACTCGACCAGGCGTCAGCGACGAAGAGGTCGCCAAACTCGTTGGCCTACGGACGGAGCGTCAACGCCTGCTGGTCCGGAAGCGGCCGGCGGCTCCCGCGCTGGAAGTGATCATCGAGGAGGCGCTCCTACACGCGAGCGTGCCCGGCATGGCCGGACAGATCGATCGACTCATGGAGGCGAGCACCGCACCCAACGTCTCCGTCAGGCTCCTGCCACTGAGCAAGACATTGAGTCAGGTAGCCATTGCTGGCAGCTTCGTCATCCTGGACTTCCCGACGAACGGTGCCCGTTCCGCAGAGCCGACGACCGTATACAACGAAGGGCTCTCGGGAGCTCTCTACATCGACCGCCTGGAAGAGGTAAGGGCGTACGCCGAGGTGTGGAACACCCTCACGCGGCAGGCATTGAGCGTTGAGGAGTCCCGCAAACTCATGCAAGTGATCAAGGAGAGGAATCATGATTGA
- a CDS encoding DUF397 domain-containing protein translates to MIDLTGAAWRKSTRSSSQGNCVEVAANIAGLVAVRDSKDQRGPALVFTPAGWDAFLSFAKTRR, encoded by the coding sequence ATGATTGATCTGACCGGCGCGGCTTGGCGGAAGAGCACCCGCAGCAGCTCCCAGGGCAACTGTGTCGAGGTTGCAGCCAACATCGCAGGACTTGTGGCCGTCCGAGACAGCAAAGACCAGCGCGGGCCGGCGCTGGTCTTCACTCCTGCCGGATGGGACGCCTTCCTCAGCTTCGCCAAGACTCGGAGGTGA
- a CDS encoding type II toxin-antitoxin system RelE/ParE family toxin, with translation MAVNPYRGKPLDEPFDGFRSARRGTYRIVCRINEAKRVVEIHSIRHRRDAYRR, from the coding sequence ATCGCGGTCAACCCCTACCGGGGCAAGCCTCTCGACGAACCCTTCGACGGTTTCCGCTCTGCCCGGCGCGGCACGTACCGGATCGTCTGCCGGATCAACGAGGCGAAACGAGTCGTGGAGATCCATTCGATCCGCCACCGGCGCGACGCCTACCGTCGGTAG
- a CDS encoding RidA family protein, with protein sequence MTITRSNPEGLHSTPGYHHVTVVPAGRTAYLAGQCPLDADGALVGRDDVDAQVDQIAKNALAALRSVGAGPEHVVRTVVYVVSDDQTVLARVWRRLLASPLAAAFTTASTLLGVAQLGFTGQRVELDVTAALPEVP encoded by the coding sequence ATGACCATCACCCGCTCCAACCCCGAAGGCCTTCACTCCACGCCGGGGTACCACCACGTCACGGTCGTTCCGGCCGGGCGCACCGCCTACCTTGCCGGACAGTGCCCTCTGGATGCAGACGGAGCCCTGGTAGGGCGCGACGATGTCGACGCCCAAGTCGACCAGATCGCCAAGAACGCACTGGCCGCTCTCCGATCAGTCGGTGCCGGCCCGGAGCATGTCGTCCGCACCGTGGTCTACGTTGTCAGCGACGATCAAACTGTGCTCGCCCGAGTCTGGCGACGTCTACTGGCCTCGCCACTTGCGGCCGCGTTCACGACCGCCAGCACTCTGCTCGGGGTGGCGCAGCTCGGCTTCACCGGGCAACGGGTCGAGTTGGACGTGACCGCAGCCCTTCCCGAGGTCCCGTAA
- a CDS encoding LuxR C-terminal-related transcriptional regulator, with translation MTRREADVLRLVGGRLQNREIAEALHVSERTVESHVSSLLRKLGVTRRRMLVDAADELAVRRRGVLRQPLSSFVGRARETVQVTSLVQRHRLVTLTGPPGVGKTRLALHVAGTLPHPATWVLVDLASAAPDDPVTRVFADSLGIAADERRLLSQLRDVLAHGDHWLLVDNCEHVAESTSRLLDELLGTCTSLHVLATGHAPLGVAGEALYDVAPLQPSEAERLFTDRAARALPGFTLDDRNSDDVAAICRKLDGLPLAIELAAARLRAFSPSELSVRLQDRFALLAGTGRGATGRHRTLEAAIRWSYELLDEEERVLFERCSVFPGSFDFDTADAVVSDPPTVTHDDVVRVFPRLLDRSLLSSRRDGRASEYRLLDSIRHFAHSRLEERGGLAALRERHAVHHLRGGPARLADLQGRDQAGALHWFEQRWPDVRVAVRWALDTGNLDAAWTFVSGVGTGWEILGARGELFDWLDRLLEHPLPPSRLGVQAAVTASLLRCYQDTGAALETARQGVELAAGLALGEHTRSLATMAVGWALMYDGQAGPAREQFHRAVDEFRGHGDDWHLAFSLEGLALAGRDLDDTLEHLRQAADTFGRIGDLVKRSNCLIQMASRCIDVGSRPDDVETWLTEARDLAESTQSNHERLHAEVCLARLEQLRGRPAAAGAAFETLLPEFRRIGDLRCLSRCLNGVGVAALHAGAYDVAAENLADSVRIARSTGDRREIAQGLRLLAECALAGGDPHRAALLLGCAEGVAGQLDPGRRPVLDAEHLSSLLRNRLGESFEPAMSEGRASTPANLLPGWGT, from the coding sequence GTGACGAGGCGGGAGGCCGACGTCCTCCGGCTGGTCGGCGGACGGCTGCAGAACCGGGAGATCGCGGAAGCGCTGCACGTGTCGGAGCGCACCGTGGAGAGCCACGTCTCGTCACTGTTACGCAAGCTCGGGGTGACGCGCCGGCGAATGCTCGTCGATGCCGCCGACGAGTTGGCTGTGCGCCGTCGCGGTGTCCTTCGCCAGCCGTTGTCGTCGTTCGTCGGTCGAGCGCGGGAGACGGTTCAGGTCACCTCGCTTGTCCAACGGCATCGGCTCGTCACGCTCACCGGGCCGCCGGGGGTGGGCAAGACCAGGTTGGCCCTTCACGTCGCGGGCACGCTGCCACACCCGGCAACGTGGGTGCTGGTCGACCTGGCGAGCGCTGCCCCGGACGATCCGGTGACGCGGGTCTTCGCCGACAGCCTTGGGATCGCCGCGGACGAACGCCGGCTGCTGTCGCAACTGCGCGACGTGCTCGCACACGGTGATCACTGGTTGCTCGTCGACAACTGCGAGCACGTGGCGGAGTCGACGTCGCGACTGCTGGACGAGTTGCTCGGGACGTGTACCAGCCTGCATGTGCTCGCCACCGGACACGCTCCCCTCGGCGTGGCCGGAGAGGCTCTCTACGATGTCGCGCCCCTGCAACCCTCGGAGGCCGAGCGGCTCTTCACGGACCGGGCCGCCAGGGCACTCCCCGGCTTCACCCTCGACGACAGGAACTCCGACGACGTCGCGGCGATCTGCCGAAAGCTGGACGGCCTACCGCTGGCCATCGAACTCGCCGCCGCTCGGCTTCGCGCCTTCTCACCCAGTGAGCTGTCCGTGCGCCTGCAGGACCGCTTCGCGCTCCTGGCCGGCACCGGCCGAGGCGCGACTGGCCGGCACCGCACCCTGGAGGCCGCTATCCGCTGGAGCTACGAGTTGCTCGACGAGGAGGAGCGGGTGCTCTTCGAACGGTGCTCGGTGTTTCCCGGCAGCTTCGACTTCGACACCGCTGACGCGGTCGTGTCCGACCCGCCGACCGTCACCCACGACGACGTGGTCCGCGTCTTCCCGCGTCTTCTGGACCGCTCCCTGCTGTCGAGCCGGCGGGACGGGCGAGCCAGCGAGTACCGCCTGCTGGACAGCATCCGCCACTTCGCCCACTCCCGCCTGGAGGAGCGTGGCGGTCTGGCCGCTCTGCGAGAGCGTCATGCCGTCCACCACCTGCGGGGTGGCCCCGCACGGCTGGCGGATCTTCAGGGCAGGGACCAGGCCGGAGCCCTGCACTGGTTCGAGCAGCGGTGGCCCGATGTCCGGGTGGCGGTGCGCTGGGCGCTCGACACGGGGAACCTGGACGCGGCCTGGACGTTCGTCTCCGGGGTCGGCACCGGCTGGGAGATCCTCGGCGCCCGCGGTGAGCTCTTCGACTGGCTGGACCGCCTGCTCGAGCATCCGCTGCCCCCCTCCCGCCTCGGCGTGCAGGCTGCCGTGACCGCATCGTTGCTCCGGTGCTACCAGGACACCGGAGCAGCGCTCGAAACAGCCCGACAAGGCGTGGAACTGGCAGCGGGGCTCGCACTGGGTGAGCACACGCGGTCCCTGGCCACCATGGCGGTGGGCTGGGCCCTGATGTACGACGGACAAGCCGGGCCGGCTCGCGAGCAGTTCCACCGGGCGGTGGACGAGTTCCGTGGCCACGGAGACGACTGGCATCTCGCCTTCAGTCTCGAGGGCCTGGCCCTCGCGGGACGCGATCTCGACGACACCCTCGAACATCTCCGGCAGGCGGCTGACACGTTCGGGCGGATCGGCGACCTGGTGAAGCGCAGCAACTGCCTCATCCAGATGGCCTCCCGATGCATCGACGTGGGCTCCCGACCCGATGACGTCGAGACATGGCTGACGGAAGCCCGCGACCTCGCCGAGTCGACCCAGAGCAATCACGAGAGGCTGCACGCGGAGGTCTGCCTGGCACGGCTCGAACAGCTTCGCGGGCGTCCCGCAGCAGCCGGCGCGGCGTTCGAGACGCTGCTGCCCGAGTTCCGTAGGATCGGCGATCTTCGCTGCCTGAGTCGATGCCTCAACGGAGTGGGCGTGGCGGCGCTCCACGCGGGCGCGTACGACGTCGCCGCCGAGAACCTTGCCGACAGCGTACGGATCGCGCGGAGCACCGGAGACAGACGTGAGATCGCACAGGGCCTGCGACTGCTTGCCGAGTGTGCACTAGCAGGCGGCGACCCTCACCGTGCCGCCCTTCTGCTCGGCTGCGCGGAGGGGGTGGCCGGGCAACTCGACCCCGGCCGTCGTCCCGTGCTGGACGCCGAACACCTGTCATCGCTCCTGCGGAACAGACTCGGCGAGTCGTTCGAGCCGGCGATGTCCGAGGGACGCGCCTCCACCCCAGCAAACCTCCTACCCGGATGGGGCACCTAG
- a CDS encoding rhodanese-like domain-containing protein, which produces MTRTVQQLVAQAKSEVRNLSVDEVAQHLESGAVRLVDIREPEEVVRDGAIPGAVLAPRGMLEFWADPSSAYHRAEFDPNSRTILYCASGGRSALAAQSLQLLGYTDVAHLDGGLKGWKQQGRPVTFQQS; this is translated from the coding sequence ATGACCCGCACTGTTCAGCAGTTGGTGGCTCAAGCGAAGAGCGAGGTGCGGAACCTCTCGGTCGACGAGGTGGCGCAGCACCTGGAGTCCGGTGCCGTACGGCTCGTCGACATCCGAGAGCCCGAGGAGGTGGTGCGGGACGGCGCCATCCCGGGTGCTGTCCTGGCCCCACGCGGCATGTTGGAGTTCTGGGCCGACCCCTCCAGCGCATACCACCGTGCCGAGTTCGATCCGAACTCCAGGACCATCCTCTACTGCGCATCCGGTGGCCGGTCCGCGCTCGCGGCGCAGAGCCTGCAGCTTCTCGGGTACACCGATGTTGCTCACCTCGACGGCGGCCTCAAGGGCTGGAAGCAGCAGGGTCGCCCCGTCACCTTCCAACAGAGCTGA
- a CDS encoding SDR family oxidoreductase yields the protein MTFTEQTRTVLITGSTSGIGAATARALAGQGWRVVVTGRDQVRGAAVVADIDGSGGHAVFVPSDLTQPPEALRNFARAAIEAADGRLDAVVHNAALCPAVDTVSLTDTDLEATLAVNVRAPHVLTAALAPPMAERGHGAIVVIGSWMAHVGHPFVGLYSATKAAEIQLARSWAAEFGPRGVRVNTVSPGATRTPINASDSDVIARMTAGTPAGRPGTPEETADAVAWLLSGHASYLHGAEIAVDGGITATRSA from the coding sequence ATGACCTTCACCGAGCAGACCCGCACCGTCCTGATCACCGGCTCCACCAGCGGCATCGGCGCCGCCACCGCCCGGGCCCTGGCCGGGCAGGGATGGCGCGTCGTCGTCACCGGCCGCGATCAGGTCCGCGGCGCCGCCGTCGTCGCCGACATCGACGGCAGCGGCGGACACGCCGTCTTCGTCCCGTCCGACCTGACCCAGCCACCCGAGGCGCTGCGGAACTTCGCCCGTGCCGCCATCGAGGCCGCCGACGGGCGACTGGACGCCGTGGTCCACAACGCCGCCCTGTGCCCGGCCGTCGACACGGTGAGCCTCACCGACACCGACCTGGAGGCCACGCTCGCGGTCAACGTCCGTGCTCCCCACGTCCTGACCGCTGCGCTGGCCCCGCCGATGGCCGAACGTGGCCACGGAGCGATCGTCGTCATCGGTTCCTGGATGGCACATGTCGGGCATCCCTTCGTCGGGCTGTACTCCGCGACCAAGGCCGCCGAGATCCAACTCGCCCGTAGCTGGGCCGCGGAGTTCGGTCCCCGCGGTGTGCGGGTCAACACCGTCTCCCCCGGGGCGACACGCACCCCGATCAACGCCTCCGACAGCGACGTCATCGCTCGGATGACCGCCGGCACCCCTGCCGGACGCCCCGGAACCCCCGAGGAAACCGCCGACGCGGTGGCCTGGCTGCTCTCGGGGCACGCCAGCTACCTCCACGGCGCGGAGATCGCCGTCGACGGAGGCATCACGGCGACCCGGTCCGCCTGA